atttaaaataactttttaaaaatattttcaaatgtaatttattcttatgATTGCAAAGAATTTTCAGCACACAATTACTCCAGTTccatgtcacatgatccttaagaaataattttaatatgctgaattgGTGCATTTCTTACTGGTATTATATGGTATctgaaaatggttgtgctgcctaatattttttgttgattATGGAGTATTCTTTAATGAACAAAGATAAAactctttattgtcactttgaTTAAattaacacatccttgctgaattaaagtattaaagcatttttcattaaaataaacccTTActgaaaaagtttaaaaacaataaacacaGTGCTTTCTGCTTATAATATAATgtttacaatatatatttttaatgaaaatttgtactaaatacaaatataaGCATTTTcactaaaaaatgttttaaatattggAAGTCTTCTAATTAATCATATTTGCCCTTCTGCTGTTCTGTGAAAGACTTTTGTGAAATTTCCATACCTGTGCAGTCCTGTGCTACATAAACACTTATCCCTTTCAGTAATGAATCTTCTGCCTCATCAACAGCTTTTCTGAGGGACGTGGGGGAAGAAAGAGAGTGAGAGGGTGAGAGATATTTGACATACTGTACATCATATTGAGGAATGGGTGATGTAAAGGactaaaaaaacacacacacaaaaaaaaaaaaaaacatgtatgtattaTGCACTCTTTACCTGAGTATGTGTGCCACCACTGCTGGGCCGTACCAATCTCCTGCCTGTTTTCCAGAAGTCATTCCTAGCTGCACTAGTCTGTGGATGCCCAGCTGGGCTGAAAGTCCATCCCCAAACCAGGACACAATGGTCCGATGATATGCCTCTTGTAGGTATGAGTCAGCCTCCTCAGCCCCTCCTTGAGCAGGACAGACAGGCTGGGTGACCTGTGATCTTTCTCCCTGAATGGAGGCCTCTAATGTGGCCACCAGTCTCCGTGCTGCACTGCTGGTCCATGTCTCTGTATCCAGGGGCTCCAAGGTCAGTGCTTCTGACCAGGTCCAGTCtggtgacagaattttttttttaaagcgtatatgaaaaaataataataaaaatcgaattacaacacaaaaataacaattcttTTGTGCTTTTAAGGAATACAGCAAATACATGTTCAGAGCTTGATTTTCATTACTGAGTTGATAATCTGCAATTCTCCTAATTCGAATTTTTATGTCGTTAATTACCTTATAAATTATATCCATATGGTCCACTAAGAAACAATGAAGCAAAAGTCTTTTAGAAGTTCTGAAAGTTTGTCCTAGATTTCTCCGAGTGacagacatatttaaatttgactTTTAAATAGACAGTAGGGCTTGTGCTTTAAGAACAAAAATCCAATTACGATATTCAGTGTAGTCAGTATTTcacttttattacattttatccTCACAAACAGAGTGGGTGTCTGAAATAGTGTAGGTAGAAGTGCTGAGGGTCATAAAGGTGCCGGACCTGGTTGTGGGACCATTAGGTACTGACCTTGCTAAGTGTCAAGGCCTATAATTGGCCAATAAGTATATTTTATTAGCCATTAGCCTCTTTATAGACAGATATTTCTATAATGACATATTTCATTATAGACGTGGGCTCTGGATAACGCTTCAATGTTGTTTTTTGAATGAAGGTATTAAACTGGCAAATGCCATGGCCTGTTCACCATATTACACAAAACTGCCCTCCATTAATCAAATGAGAacttattttttagagtgacaACCTCAGACACTGAAATACCCAAgctctaaaataaaataaaaaaaaaacgaatacAGAATTTCATTATATAAATGAGGAGATGAAAAGGTTCAAAAACTTTGACTTATTACATTTAAGCAACATGTACCTCAGAAATGTTATTTTGAGGCTCTCACATGGACAGTTATTATATGAAAACTATTCATTACTCAAGTCTTCTGTGtcccatgatccttcagaaatcattctaatatacagatttgatgctcaagaaacatttcaaaagttgaaataaaaaacagttgtcgtttatatttttgtggaaaccatgttacaattttttttttattctttgatgaatagaaagtttaaaagaacagcatttatttgaaatagaaagcttATGTTACATgcaacttttgatcaatttaatgcatccttgctgaataaaagtattctttCCAAAACTATTGaaaggagtgtgtgtgtgtgtgtgtttatatagtatataatatatatatatacagggtgcGATTTGTAGGGAGGGATGGTATcttctggtctatgtatccctgcctctgctgaattatttttataaaaaataaaattataaaaaaaaaaaaaaaataaaaaaaaaaaaatatatatatatatatatatatatatatatatatatatatatatatatatatatatatatatatatatatatatatttataaaaaatatataactatataaaaaataaaaacctttttttaaaacattgccGTTTttatagaactgtctctttacgaccacaacaaaaGGGACACTTTTCAGCATTCCGACTTCATCTCAACACCAGGTGCTAGTCAGGTGCAGGTGACGTcgagggagcttcagttgaacaacagtgaactgcggtcagatggGATGATGTCAGTCTATGTCGGTAAAATTAACACgactgtccaatcagccgttataTTGTGCTTGtggcgcgcactcaagaattgcatgcgcaacTGCGCCGGCGCGCactgcataattactttattatagcttaaataagcgcaaaagaaactacgagcaatgaccgtcgttgttctgttgtaaattaagtcatgaaattaccaaacatgttTGGTAACGTTAAAATTGTGCATGCAttcatgtatttgttgacatggttttaaagctattatccaatttgttggccttaaaacgtcttaaaaatgcacatatgtacaccaacaaaaactacattttctgacctcAGTAATTATCAAACCCTGCATACAGCCCagcttatattatatataatgaaaGCTGAGGTAAATGTGCATTTCTACAATTGTGCGCACTTTTGGACTAAAAGTTTGTGtgtatgcactgtgatcaaaaataaatgggaccaaacgcGATTGAATGTAGAGGGTTGTGTCttgttattctattaataactaccgaCAGATTTTTCATAATTCTATctgaaattaagaattattagtgtcattgtaAATAGTGGAgcaaatatctaagctatctaatacttcaaatatatatatatatatatatatatatatatatatatatatatatatatatatatatatatatatatatatatatatatatatatatatatatatatatatatatatatatatatatatatatatatatatatatatatataaataaataaataaaaataaatatatatatatatatataaatatatataaaaatatatatatatatatatatatatatctatatatatatataaatatatatatataaaaaaaaaaaaatataaaaatatatatatatatatataaaaatatatatatatatatataaaaatatatatatatatatatatatatatatatatatatatatatatatatatatatatatatatatatatatatatatatatatatatatatatatatatatatatatatatatatatatatatatatatatatatatatatatatatatatatatatatatatatatatatatatatatatatatataaatatatatatatataaatatatatatatataaatatatatatatataaatatatatatatataaatatatatatatataaatatatatatatatatatataaatatatatatatatatatatatatatatatatatatatatatatatatatatatatatatatatatatatatatatatatatatatatatatatatatatatatatatatatatatatatagatatatatatatatatatataaataaaatatatatatatatatattatatatatctatatataaaatgtgttatttttatttcattatgcatgctttattttttataattttctcaCCACAATCAACATAGACAATGTGGAAAAAGTGGGCAGACGCAGAATGCATCTACTTATTACTCCTCATCATAACAGATTCTCTCTCGACCCGAACTCACCTCTACCCAAGATGTGAAGCATGAGAGCCTGGGCCAATATCATCTGCCCTGCCCGGAGTGTACAACCCCATCCACAGTCTGAAGTGAGGGTGGAGCCTGGAAGCGCTGGAAAATCTTCTCGATAGGTCATCCAAACTCGTGAGGCGAAGTCCCTTCGAAATCCATGAACATTGCCTGTGACAACATCATCTAATGCCTCAGCAGTACAACTCTCAGTAGGGCTTTCATCATCTAAGGGCAACAGTTAGCACAAACATTTCATGATACACCTGGAATATCAGTGAGAATTTAGAAccgtaattttcattttattacccCCACAGACAGCAAtgcaattaccactttcaaggccaataaaggtagtaaagatattgttaaaacagtgtgactacagtggttcaaccttaaggAAGCGGCAAGAatctttctgggccttgaaattggTAATTGCATTGCGGTCTATGGGGGGTTAGAAAGCTCTCGCAATTCATtaaaaatttcttaatttgcGTTACGAATATTaacgaaggtctaacgggtttggaatgacatgagggtgagttattaaagacagaattatcatttctgggtgaaccaACACGTTAATGTGACAAAATTTGAAAAGAATCTTTTTTGGAGCTTGGTTACAAGGACGTTTTTGAATTCTTTACTGTACAAATGacctacattttaaaagatcAAATTTCTCTACTCtaaataaaattagaaaaaaacattctattaaatacacattttaatataaaaatagaaaacacaaaaataaaaactttgtgAAGGATAAATGTGCTATGTAAAACATCTTACCCACAGCCTTGAAGTGGTAGCATTTCCCCAACAAGAAAACAGGAGAATTACGGCTGAAGGCAGTTTTTGATTTAAGAGCCCAACCTTGACGGGTTAAAGAAAATGCATGATTAGTCACGTGTAATCAGACTGCAAGATGAAAGGAAAATGAACATATTTACATCCTAGTGAGATCTGTCATTACATACTGTACTTCACATTGTGCCATGCTGATATAAACTTGGACTTCAGTTTCTCCACCTCGTCGGTCCCTTTAGTGTCCATTTTATTAGCCACGGAGCAGAACCCATCACAGCACATACGATGGAGTTTCTAAGTTTTCAGTATGACCAAAACAAGTTATATCGTTATGGAAAGATGCCATTTAACTTATTTACTCGCACAGATTAGATTTCCATCACACGCGGAAGAAAGCAATAACGTTGCATAGGAACGAATCACCAGAATTCGACTATATTAACACAAATGCAGCACAAGAATACAGGCTAGCATGCTAATTAATTAGTTAGCGTACACTTTTCAAAGCGTCACAAAGTTGTCTAAACGTAAATGCAAACAAGCGGCGAACGGATTGTAAAATAAATGAGTAACTATATAAAGATATACTTTAAACATACCTGCTCACATGTTTTGTTATGCTGAAAAACTCACTGTACAACTAGCGTTACTCCTGTTTACATGTTGAGGAAGTGGCGATCTCGTTCGGTCTCGCGGTATTTTGAGATACTCTCCCGTCTGGCGCATTCTTCATCGTGTGGGTAGTGATAAATCTGACGCATCTCCACGAACCGGTCCTTTTGAACTACTCGTTTCAAAGAACTGGTTAAAAACCGTTTGTAGACACAAAAGGTGTTTATTAAGGATGGTTTGTGGTTATGTGGTTCCTTTTGAAATCAATTACATTACTAGGTTGGAAAGTTTTTATATTGtagtaaaatatttattttataaatacagcAATTGTATGTGTATTGATAAAACTGTCACACAGTGAAGATTGTAgtactttttaattaaaagacatatatatatatatatatatatatatatatatatatatatatatatatatatatatatatatatatatatatatatgtgtgtgtgtgtgtgtctttataCATATACTATACATAGCCTTAATCCCTTgcagaattttatttatttatttattttttatttttggtcatTTTATTAGTCTGACATAAAACCAATGTCTGCCCATGGTGCTGGACATTCTGATTTCGCGATTACATATTAATCTgactttacagtaaaaaacaacaacaatataaCTGCTAATATTAACTGTGGACATAGTTTGAAAATGCTGAACAAGAAAATTAAGTTCTATGTTGTTCATGTTGTTATTGTGGTTTCCCCACACAGTGTTGGGGTGGGGTTATTCACCCTTGGTAGAAATCATGTTTCTTTTGGTAGAAATCACTCCAGGGGGAGGCGTCTCCCTTAGTACAAATTGTGTTTCAGGTCCTGGGGCCCTCCAATTTCTCAAGGCCCTGTTCTGTGtattttgagtaaaaaaaagtgcaaatgttaatatttatattatatttagttgATTAAATCTTTGCATTTTTAAAGAGATATTTTCTTGCAGGTTTCCACACAGCTCATTTTATGGTAAAACAGGGGTGTGCAACCCTGCTCTTGGAGGGCtattctgcagagtttagcacCAACCCTGATCAAGCACTCCTGAAAAAATCTAGCAAAAGTCCCATAAATGTGTCATACATTATATGTTTGATTAAGGCTATACTCTGCAGTGGAGTTTATGGGCTATAGTTGCTCACCCCTAAGGTTAAAGAGACCGTTTAGCAGTGTAAAAACACAAGAAATCTAGATGCCTCAATTGTAGGACAGTAGACATCATACAAGcagcattttgcattttttttttaaattttgcatCAAATTATAGAAATGTTGATGACTTTGGCTATTTTATATTAATAGGGCAATGTATTCTGAGAGAAAAAGTggcattaaataatttttttgcgGATCATTTTCCACTCTTGCCTGTTTAAGGGTTAATTCAAATCTAGTTTTAATTATCAAATGAAATAAGTATTTATTCTTTAAGCTTTTCTGAGCATTATTTTGCTCTTTGCAAAGTAGTATTCGTTATCAGATGCGTCCAAATGAAGCATCCACTATTACAAAACACACATGTGGCTATACTACACAAATAAAGCTGTCAATGACTACAGATTACACTATCTGTGGAAGTGGAAACGGATGCATTTCACACTTTTCGTTATACTGATAGCTTCCTGTAAAAGAGCCTTCTATTGTACGCACAGGATATGAATCATGTTAAGAAGACTCCAACCCACGATCCCAAAAGGCTACTGCACTGCCTGAATTCCCTATAAAATTGCATGCTgctaaagaaaaattaaaaaaccaAATAGACAAAAAGCATACATCTGACATGATGCTCACAACTATGATATGAATGACAAACAGTGCAAAAAGATAATGTGCGTTTCTTTTTCCAGGTTTACGGTACGTTCTCCTCTCTTGTGCGTTGTTATTTTTTCCCAGCCGTAATCCTGCAAAGTCCCGCCCCTGAGCTCCTCGCTGTTTATTATGGTTACTACGGTTTTATGAGTGACTTTGCAACTGTCCAATCACAGACGTCCTCCAGGCGTCAGGAGGCGGGCTTGACGGAATACGGGTACGGGTGGGGAAGGAATATCGCGGCTGGAGCGCTGGAGTTACTCGAGCACTCAGCGGCTACAGTCATGGCTGAGCGCCGCGCCTTTGCCCAGAAAATCAGCAGGTAAGAATATCTAACGCATCTCCAAACCATTgcgtttttatatatattctcCCCGAGCCGTGCGACCATTCTTTGTATGCTGCCTGATGCAGTCTGCGAGCGTGCCAGTCTTTTCCAAATAAGGCCTAGGCGTTGAGTTAGCTGGATCAGACGCTGAGTTTATAGGCTGTGTcttaaaacctagtgagctgcctacccAGACAGCACGTTTGGGTCTGATAACTCGTTTGGAATGCTGTCTAAGTAGACAGCTTTCTAGGTTTTGAGTCACAACCACAGAGATGCCCGAGTGACCCACCCTAAGCTGCAAGATAGCAGTATGATGCCTTTGTGCTTCTGTGCATTAAAATCAGTCTTCATCGCTGGGTTTACAATCCAGAAATGCGCCTTTGGTTGAGCCTATATAGAGAATTTACGATGCAGACTAGAGTGAATCAATGGAATGCAGTGTTTGGGGTTTGTGAGACATACTGACACATCGGGATGATCATGAGATGTTATGCTGTCAATATGCGATATATGGTATATATTATTGTAGTAGTCAATATGCAGACATATAGTATATGTACAGTGCTCTACGGCTTTGATTATAAGAATATGATTCATTAAACTCATAATAAAgtaatgatatttaaaaaataatttaaacaatgacTTTATGCCTATGGatcatgaataataataatgcataagCATTTATGTGTATTACAGAGAACACTGTCACGTGACAAGTGCTCAGATTGCTTGATGTCATTTCAGACTAAGGTCCAGTATAACCTAAAATACAATGTATGATTAAATTAAAGCAGATACTTTGCCCTGTAATGACACTGTGATTGATGCTGAGATCTGCTCAGATTTTGGCTGGTTGCCCACACTTTGTGGCGCAGGGTCCCTGGGTTATTGTGATAGACTATAATTAAGTCTCATCATTGGCTTAAAAACATCTATTTTCAATTGAGATTTCTTTTGTGATGTTAAGTCACAGATTAGACCTCATATGGatctaagaaaaaaaaggaagtgACCTTTTAGACTCCC
Above is a genomic segment from Chanodichthys erythropterus isolate Z2021 chromosome 21, ASM2448905v1, whole genome shotgun sequence containing:
- the atg4c gene encoding cysteine protease ATG4C isoform X2, with protein sequence MLPLQGYDESPTESCTAEALDDVVTGNVHGFRRDFASRVWMTYREDFPALPGSTLTSDCGWGCTLRAGQMILAQALMLHILGRDWTWSEALTLEPLDTETWTSSAARRLVATLEASIQGERSQVTQPVCPAQGGAEEADSYLQEAYHRTIVSWFGDGLSAQLGIHRLVQLGMTSGKQAGDWYGPAVVAHILRKAVDEAEDSLLKGISVYVAQDCTVYSADVIDSHSGRTGSHCNPQGLNTGAAPDSRAVIILIPVRLGGEKINPEYLSFVKSILSLEYCIGIIGGKPKQAYYFVGFQDDSLIYMDPHYCQSFVDVSTSDFPLQSFHCPSPKKMPFSKMDPSCTIGFYSKSLEHYERIGNELSKILEPSSKEKYPAFTFMKGHGKDYELSIAVEKREWPFIRDTRIAGTTSGDFVLL
- the atg4c gene encoding cysteine protease ATG4C isoform X1, with protein sequence MCCDGFCSVANKMDTKGTDEVEKLKSKFISAWHNVKYSWALKSKTAFSRNSPVFLLGKCYHFKAVDDESPTESCTAEALDDVVTGNVHGFRRDFASRVWMTYREDFPALPGSTLTSDCGWGCTLRAGQMILAQALMLHILGRDWTWSEALTLEPLDTETWTSSAARRLVATLEASIQGERSQVTQPVCPAQGGAEEADSYLQEAYHRTIVSWFGDGLSAQLGIHRLVQLGMTSGKQAGDWYGPAVVAHILRKAVDEAEDSLLKGISVYVAQDCTVYSADVIDSHSGRTGSHCNPQGLNTGAAPDSRAVIILIPVRLGGEKINPEYLSFVKSILSLEYCIGIIGGKPKQAYYFVGFQDDSLIYMDPHYCQSFVDVSTSDFPLQSFHCPSPKKMPFSKMDPSCTIGFYSKSLEHYERIGNELSKILEPSSKEKYPAFTFMKGHGKDYELSIAVEKREWPFIRDTRIAGTTSGDFVLL